One stretch of Pseudoxanthomonas sp. Root65 DNA includes these proteins:
- the rfbB gene encoding dTDP-glucose 4,6-dehydratase yields the protein MPTWLVTGGAGFIGGNFVLRAVAQGVKIVNLDVLTYAGNLDTLASVQDNPSHVFVQGDIGDRDLVAQLLAEHQPDAVVNFAAESHVDRSIDGPGAFIQTNVVGTLGLLEATRDYWKALEGDRREQFRFLHVSTDEVYGSLGDTGKFTETTPYAPNSPYSASKAASDHLVRAFHHTYGLPVLTTNCSNNYGPYHFPEKLIPLIIARALAGEPLPVYGDGKNVRDWLFVGDHCSAIRTVLQKGRVGETYNVGGNAEKQNIEVVHTICALLDARAPREDGQPRSSQITFVADRPGHDRRYAIDASKLRDELGWEPAYTFEQGIAETVDWYLSNQDWVKRVLDGSYRLERIGTAA from the coding sequence ATGCCGACGTGGCTTGTTACCGGTGGCGCGGGCTTTATTGGCGGAAACTTCGTTCTGCGCGCTGTCGCGCAGGGCGTCAAGATAGTCAATCTGGACGTACTGACGTACGCGGGTAACTTGGATACGCTCGCATCCGTACAGGACAACCCGTCGCACGTGTTTGTGCAGGGCGACATCGGTGACCGCGATCTGGTCGCGCAACTGCTCGCCGAGCACCAGCCCGACGCAGTGGTGAACTTTGCCGCCGAGAGCCATGTTGATCGTTCGATCGACGGCCCTGGTGCCTTCATCCAGACCAATGTGGTGGGCACGTTGGGCCTGCTGGAGGCGACCCGCGACTATTGGAAGGCACTAGAAGGCGACCGCCGCGAGCAGTTCCGCTTCCTGCACGTTTCGACTGACGAGGTCTATGGCTCGCTGGGAGACACCGGCAAGTTCACCGAAACGACGCCGTATGCGCCCAATTCCCCCTATTCGGCATCCAAGGCCGCGTCCGATCACCTGGTCCGCGCGTTCCACCACACCTACGGCTTGCCGGTCCTCACGACCAACTGTTCCAACAACTACGGTCCGTATCACTTTCCCGAGAAGCTGATCCCGCTGATCATCGCGCGCGCGCTCGCAGGCGAGCCGTTGCCGGTCTATGGCGATGGCAAAAACGTACGCGACTGGCTGTTCGTCGGCGACCACTGCAGTGCAATCCGCACGGTGCTCCAGAAGGGTCGTGTCGGTGAAACCTACAACGTCGGCGGCAATGCTGAAAAGCAGAACATCGAAGTGGTGCACACGATCTGTGCGCTGCTGGACGCTCGCGCACCGCGCGAGGATGGGCAGCCGCGCAGCAGCCAGATCACCTTCGTTGCCGACCGTCCCGGGCACGACCGGCGTTATGCGATCGATGCCTCCAAGCTCAGGGACGAACTGGGCTGGGAGCCGGCGTATACCTTCGAGCAGGGCATCGCCGAAACGGTTGACTGGTACCTCTCCAACCAGGATTGGGTGAAGCGCGTCCTGGATGGCAGCTACCGTCTGGAACGCATCGGTACGGCGGCGTAA
- a CDS encoding S9 family peptidase, with protein sequence MIRGILAALAACLAFVSLTASAQVDVDAFVRKDQFVDIKLSPNGEYFAATVPLEDSTALAITSRQGNKLLATFGMGKNTHVDGFWWVSPDRVVIAMAEKYGSLDEPIPTGELYAIGAEGGKPTILVGYRIGTQQVGSNIQQKKAERVSAYLIDSLSADTKNVLVAIWPWGEEPYTRVERMDVFTGRRVPVARAPVRRAHFTTDNAGAVRFARGRGIDNISKLYHRSGEGAEWVLVNDEATTHRVEVPLGFAEDNRTAYLQVEQAQGTDILVAYDTTNGERREVFRNVNVDPDGVIYANGVRDFPVGLFLSDGRSSTTFFDAGAPEARLYRSLEGAFPGQAVVITSSTDDGKEVLVNVSSDRNPGEFYLFDTQAKKADFLLARRQWFDPANMAEQRPVRLKARDGVDLHGYLTLPRAGGKAPMIVLPHGGPFGVRDYWGFERETQMLAQAGYTVLQVNYRGSGGYGRRFRQAGAREAGGKMQDDVTDATRWAIAEGHADPSRICIYGASYGAYAALVGVAKEPGLYKCAAGYVGLYDLPMMFQRGDVQETRSGETFLREWYGDKSALSAVSPTNMADRIKSPVFLAAGGEDERTPVEHTELMERRLKAAGVPVESLYYKTEGHGFYKPEHQKEYYTRLLAFFSKHLGGATAK encoded by the coding sequence ATGATCAGGGGAATCCTGGCCGCGCTCGCGGCCTGTCTTGCGTTCGTATCGCTTACCGCATCGGCCCAGGTGGATGTGGATGCCTTCGTTCGCAAGGACCAGTTCGTCGACATCAAACTGTCGCCGAATGGCGAGTACTTCGCCGCTACGGTGCCGCTGGAGGACAGTACTGCCCTCGCGATCACTAGTCGCCAAGGCAACAAGTTGCTGGCTACGTTCGGCATGGGGAAGAACACACACGTCGATGGCTTCTGGTGGGTCAGTCCCGACCGCGTCGTGATCGCGATGGCGGAGAAGTATGGATCGCTCGATGAGCCCATCCCGACGGGTGAGCTATACGCGATCGGAGCGGAAGGTGGCAAGCCGACCATCCTTGTGGGCTATCGAATCGGAACCCAGCAGGTCGGGAGCAACATCCAGCAGAAGAAGGCCGAGCGTGTTTCGGCCTATCTGATCGATTCGTTGTCCGCCGACACCAAGAATGTACTGGTGGCGATATGGCCGTGGGGTGAGGAGCCATACACGCGTGTCGAGCGCATGGATGTTTTTACTGGCAGGCGCGTGCCTGTGGCACGCGCACCGGTGCGTCGCGCGCATTTCACCACGGACAACGCCGGTGCCGTCCGATTCGCACGTGGTCGAGGCATCGACAATATTTCGAAGCTGTACCACCGCAGCGGCGAGGGTGCGGAATGGGTGCTCGTTAATGACGAAGCCACGACCCATCGTGTAGAGGTGCCGCTGGGTTTTGCAGAGGATAACAGGACGGCGTACCTGCAGGTCGAGCAGGCTCAGGGAACCGATATCTTGGTCGCCTACGACACTACAAATGGCGAGCGTCGTGAGGTGTTCCGAAACGTCAACGTCGATCCGGATGGTGTCATTTACGCGAACGGAGTACGCGATTTCCCTGTCGGTCTTTTCCTGTCGGACGGAAGATCGAGCACCACGTTTTTCGATGCCGGCGCGCCGGAGGCAAGACTGTATCGCAGTCTGGAAGGTGCATTTCCTGGCCAAGCCGTGGTGATCACATCCAGCACCGACGACGGCAAGGAAGTGCTGGTGAACGTCAGCTCGGATCGCAATCCGGGTGAGTTCTATCTGTTCGATACACAGGCCAAGAAGGCAGACTTCTTGCTGGCCCGCCGGCAATGGTTTGACCCGGCAAACATGGCCGAGCAGCGCCCCGTCCGCTTGAAGGCGCGCGATGGGGTGGATCTGCATGGATATCTAACGTTGCCACGTGCGGGAGGCAAGGCGCCGATGATCGTGTTGCCGCACGGTGGCCCGTTCGGTGTCAGGGACTACTGGGGGTTTGAGCGTGAAACCCAAATGTTGGCACAGGCAGGCTATACCGTTCTGCAGGTGAATTACCGAGGCTCTGGCGGCTACGGGCGGCGCTTCCGGCAGGCGGGCGCGCGCGAAGCGGGCGGCAAGATGCAGGATGACGTGACGGATGCGACGCGATGGGCGATTGCAGAGGGGCACGCCGATCCTTCGCGCATATGCATCTATGGCGCCAGCTACGGCGCGTACGCTGCGCTGGTCGGGGTGGCGAAGGAGCCTGGGCTGTACAAGTGCGCGGCGGGCTATGTGGGGTTGTACGACCTCCCGATGATGTTCCAGCGGGGGGACGTTCAGGAGACGCGCTCTGGAGAAACCTTCCTGCGCGAGTGGTACGGAGATAAGTCCGCACTGTCGGCGGTGTCGCCCACCAATATGGCGGACCGGATCAAGTCCCCTGTTTTCCTGGCCGCTGGCGGCGAAGACGAGCGCACCCCCGTCGAACATACCGAACTCATGGAGCGCCGACTCAAGGCCGCCGGCGTACCGGTGGAGTCGCTTTACTACAAGACCGAAGGCCACGGCTTTTACAAGCCCGAGCACCAGAAGGAGTACTACACCAGGCTGCTCGCGTTCTTCAGCAAGCACCTCGGCGGCGCAACGGCGAAGTAG
- the rfbC gene encoding dTDP-4-dehydrorhamnose 3,5-epimerase: protein MRVVETRLPGCVVVEPAVFGDERGFFFETWNAERFGAHGLPTKFVQSNVSSSSRGVLRGLHYQWPNPQGKLVSVLEGEVYDVAVDIRRGSPTFGQSEAVILSAENKRQFWIPEGFAHGFAVLSERAVFSYLCTAVYDKVADSSVRWDDPAIGIAWPVSEPLLSGKDEAAPLLADIAPERLPTFKP, encoded by the coding sequence ATGAGGGTCGTCGAAACCAGGCTGCCCGGCTGCGTCGTCGTGGAGCCGGCTGTTTTCGGCGATGAGCGCGGGTTCTTCTTCGAGACGTGGAACGCCGAACGTTTCGGCGCGCATGGACTGCCGACGAAGTTCGTGCAGAGCAACGTGTCCTCCTCATCGCGTGGCGTGTTGCGTGGACTGCACTACCAGTGGCCAAACCCGCAGGGCAAGCTGGTCAGCGTGCTCGAGGGCGAGGTGTACGATGTCGCGGTGGACATCCGGCGGGGTTCGCCGACGTTCGGCCAGTCGGAGGCGGTAATCCTGAGCGCTGAGAACAAGCGCCAGTTCTGGATTCCGGAGGGTTTCGCGCACGGCTTCGCGGTGTTGTCTGAACGTGCGGTGTTCAGTTATCTGTGCACGGCGGTGTACGACAAGGTGGCTGATTCGAGCGTGCGTTGGGACGACCCCGCCATCGGTATCGCATGGCCTGTGAGTGAGCCGCTTCTGTCGGGCAAGGACGAAGCCGCACCGCTGCTGGCCGACATTGCGCCGGAGCGCCTGCCGACGTTCAAGCCATGA
- the rfbA gene encoding glucose-1-phosphate thymidylyltransferase RfbA, with translation MTTRKGIILAGGSGTRLYPLTQAISKQLLPVYDKPMIYYPLSVLMLAGIREVLVINTPHEQALFKALLGDGSQWGMDIQYAVQPSPDGLAQAYLIGRDFVNGKPSCLVLGDNIFYGHGFTEMLRQADARDEGATVFGYWVNDPERYGVAEFDQNGRVVGIEEKPAKPRSNYAVTGLYFYDGQASDYAASLKPSPRGELEITDLNRLYLDAGDLHLQPLGRGHAWLDTGTHQSLLEASNFIETIEARQGLRVCCPEEIAFGNGWIDAAQVEKLAAPLAKNGYGQYLLSLAARGTVR, from the coding sequence ATGACGACACGCAAGGGCATCATCCTCGCCGGCGGCTCCGGTACCCGTCTCTATCCGCTGACTCAGGCCATCAGCAAGCAACTGCTGCCGGTCTATGACAAGCCGATGATCTACTACCCGCTCAGCGTGCTGATGTTGGCGGGTATCCGTGAAGTGCTGGTGATCAATACGCCGCACGAGCAGGCGCTGTTCAAGGCGCTGCTGGGCGACGGGTCCCAGTGGGGCATGGATATCCAGTACGCCGTGCAGCCCAGTCCCGATGGCTTGGCGCAGGCGTATTTGATCGGCCGCGACTTCGTGAATGGCAAGCCTAGTTGCCTGGTGTTGGGAGACAACATTTTTTATGGGCATGGCTTTACCGAGATGCTGCGGCAGGCCGATGCGCGCGACGAGGGTGCGACCGTGTTCGGTTACTGGGTCAACGATCCGGAGCGCTACGGCGTCGCCGAGTTCGACCAGAATGGACGGGTCGTCGGCATCGAGGAGAAGCCGGCCAAGCCGCGCTCCAACTATGCCGTGACGGGACTCTATTTCTATGATGGGCAGGCGAGCGACTATGCTGCTTCGCTGAAGCCCTCGCCGCGCGGCGAGCTTGAGATCACCGATCTCAATCGCTTGTACCTGGATGCGGGCGACCTGCACCTGCAGCCCTTGGGTCGCGGTCATGCCTGGCTGGATACGGGTACGCACCAGTCCCTTCTGGAAGCCTCGAATTTCATCGAGACCATCGAAGCAAGGCAGGGGCTAAGGGTATGTTGTCCGGAGGAAATCGCCTTCGGCAACGGCTGGATCGACGCTGCCCAGGTCGAAAAGCTGGCGGCGCCGCTAGCAAAGAACGGATATGGCCAGTATCTGCTGTCGTTGGCGGCGCGGGGTACCGTACGATGA
- a CDS encoding single-stranded DNA-binding protein yields the protein MARGINKVILVGNLGNDPETRYTQGGMAITRISLATTSVRKDKDGNQQERTEWHRVVFFGKLGEIAGEYLRKGSSVYVEGSIRYDKYTGQDGQEKYSTDIIADEMQMLGGREGGGGGAGGGDRPARAPRQDYGNQGGGGGQRRSAPAPASQPAPMDDFADDDIPF from the coding sequence ATGGCCCGCGGCATCAACAAAGTCATCCTGGTCGGCAACCTCGGCAACGACCCCGAAACCCGCTACACCCAGGGTGGCATGGCGATCACCCGGATCAGCCTGGCCACCACCAGCGTGCGCAAGGACAAGGACGGCAACCAGCAGGAACGCACCGAATGGCACCGCGTGGTGTTCTTCGGCAAGCTCGGCGAGATCGCCGGCGAGTACCTGCGCAAGGGCAGCTCGGTGTATGTCGAAGGCTCGATCCGCTACGACAAGTACACCGGCCAGGACGGGCAGGAGAAGTACTCCACCGACATCATCGCCGATGAGATGCAGATGCTCGGCGGCCGCGAAGGCGGTGGCGGTGGTGCGGGCGGCGGCGACCGCCCGGCGCGTGCGCCGCGCCAGGACTACGGCAACCAGGGTGGTGGTGGCGGCCAGCGTCGTTCCGCACCCGCACCCGCGTCGCAGCCGGCACCGATGGACGACTTCGCGGACGACGATATTCCGTTCTGA
- the rfbD gene encoding dTDP-4-dehydrorhamnose reductase: MTILLLGANGQVGHELRRSLAPLGPIVATTRSGELPGGGRCEVADFDHPSSLTGLVQRIVPAVVVNAAAYTAVDKAEDDEVAAFRANAEAPAELARACAALGIPFVHYSTDYVFDGQGVRPYREDDATAPLGVYGASKLAGEDAVRAAGGDALILRTAWVYGSHGHNFLRTMLRLGAERDELRVVADQQGTPTPAYLIADTTARLLAMREPVRGTLHLTAAGGTTWHGFAKAIIAGAHARGLLARAPRVLPITTADFPTRAQRPAYSRMDIAKLESVLGEPMPDWQAGLDHVLDKMVPL, translated from the coding sequence ATGACCATTTTGTTGCTTGGCGCGAATGGCCAGGTTGGCCATGAACTGAGGCGTAGTCTCGCGCCGTTGGGGCCGATAGTGGCGACGACGCGTTCCGGCGAGCTGCCGGGCGGTGGCCGCTGCGAGGTGGCCGACTTCGATCATCCGTCCTCGCTGACTGGGCTTGTTCAACGCATTGTGCCCGCGGTGGTCGTCAACGCGGCTGCGTACACTGCGGTCGACAAGGCCGAAGACGATGAAGTGGCCGCATTCCGTGCCAACGCGGAAGCGCCGGCCGAGCTGGCGCGTGCGTGCGCAGCGCTTGGCATTCCTTTTGTCCACTACTCGACCGACTATGTCTTCGACGGCCAGGGTGTCCGGCCTTATCGCGAAGACGATGCGACGGCGCCGTTGGGTGTGTACGGGGCCAGCAAGCTTGCCGGCGAGGACGCCGTGCGCGCAGCAGGCGGAGACGCCCTGATCCTGCGGACCGCATGGGTCTACGGTTCGCATGGCCACAACTTCCTGCGCACCATGCTGCGGCTGGGTGCCGAGCGCGACGAACTGCGCGTGGTGGCGGACCAGCAGGGCACACCCACACCGGCCTACCTGATCGCGGACACGACGGCACGGCTTCTGGCCATGCGCGAGCCGGTGCGGGGAACCCTGCACCTGACCGCCGCCGGCGGCACCACCTGGCACGGGTTCGCCAAGGCCATCATCGCCGGGGCCCATGCGCGAGGGTTGTTGGCGCGTGCGCCGCGGGTGTTGCCCATCACGACGGCCGACTTTCCGACGCGGGCGCAACGTCCTGCGTATTCCCGCATGGACATCGCGAAACTCGAGTCCGTGCTGGGCGAGCCGATGCCTGATTGGCAGGCGGGTCTGGATCACGTCCTGGACAAGATGGTGCCGCTATAG